The following are encoded together in the Lagopus muta isolate bLagMut1 chromosome Z, bLagMut1 primary, whole genome shotgun sequence genome:
- the TOMM5 gene encoding mitochondrial import receptor subunit TOM5 homolog, protein MFRIEGLGPKMDPEELRRKMRRDVLTSVRNFLIYVALLRITPFVLKKLDSV, encoded by the exons ATGTTCCGCATCGAGGGGCTGGGGCCCAAGATGGACCCGGAGGAGCTGAGGCGAAAGATGCGTCGCGACGTCCTTACGTCTGTCCGCAACTTCCTCATCTACGTGGCGCTGCTGCGGATCA ctcCCTTCGTCCTGAAGAAGCTGGACAGCGTGTGA